The Scomber japonicus isolate fScoJap1 chromosome 9, fScoJap1.pri, whole genome shotgun sequence genome includes a region encoding these proteins:
- the LOC128365041 gene encoding E3 ubiquitin-protein ligase NEURL3 codes for MSEGSHKCGWSCLGPLTFHCQAVGDMVSLSQGGRLAKRMEGTFKNGLVFSSREVRVQERVCLRVEKDLFNWHGALRVGFTTVSPTSRALPLPCMAIPNLTDTGKHWAAPVHESLCRAGSKLEFWVSHGGAVYVKSNTSKKHMLLRGVDLSRPLWAIIDIYGQTCSILLLRSKKTTSSWTRQSCPVPECITSTNSDNFTCISGPNVEIPQDKCCVVCLGKKASVTLPCGHQCLCHYCANRVIYELGNCPLCRYNITAPSEEDSCIPYRL; via the exons ATGTCAGAGGGGTCACATAAGTGTGGCTGGAGCTGCCTGGGTCCTCTGACCTTCCATTGTCAGGCTGTTGGAGACATGGTCTCCCTGAGCCAGGGGGGTCGACTTGCAAAGAGGATGGAAGGCACCTTCAAGAACGGTCTGGTATTCAGCAGTCGCGAAGTGAGGGTCCAGGAGAGGGTTTGCTTGAGAGTGGAGAAGGATTTGTTTAACTGGCACGGAGCGCTGCGTGTGGGCTTCACCACCGTGTCACCTACATCCAGAGCTCTGCCTCTACCCTGCATGGCCATCCCCAACCTCACCGACACTGGCAAGCACTGGGCTGCACCTGTGCATGAGTCCCTCTGTAGAGCAGGCTCAAAGCTGGAGTTCTGGGTTTCTCATGGTGGTGCCGTCTACGTCAAAAGTAACACTAGCAAAAAGCACATGCTTCTGAGAGGAGTGGACCTCAGCCGGCCGCTGTGGGCCATAATAGATATCTACGGACAGACATGCTCCATTCTCCTCCTGC GctcaaagaaaacaacatcGTCCTGGACCAGACAATCCTGTCCTGTACCTGAATGCATCACTTCAACTAATTCTGACAACTTTACATGCATCTCTGGTCCTAACGTGGAAATCCCACAAG ACAAATGCTGTGTGGTATGCCTGGGGAAGAAGGCCAGCGTCACTCTGCCTTGTGGCCATCAGTGTTTATGTCACTACTGCGCCAACAGAGTCATCTATGAGCTTGGCAACTGCCCTCTGTGTCGGTACAATATCACAGCTCCATCAGAGGAGGACAGCTGTATTCCTTACAGGCTCTGA
- the nkx6.3 gene encoding homeobox protein Nkx-6.3, whose product MDPNIQGPFLFNNSLNQFPSDLKAPVCQYSVPNSFYKLNPGLNSQLPAGTPHGISDILSRSMVGMGSNGTTTLLSGYSTMGGFAPSVTSTSMYYNRDYNSSLGGFSKPGAECPMKGLSVSCWAESGCDWRGGRQQCTNSSGPLGEMSGRKKHTRPTFSGHQIFALEKTFEQTKYLAGPERARLAYSLGMTESQVKVWFQNRRTKWRKKSASEPSSTQASHAGQSGDASENEVEDEEYNKPLDPDSDDDKIRLLLRKHRRAFSVLRLGPHHV is encoded by the exons ATGGATCCAAACATCCAGGGGCCTTTCCTGTTCAACAACAGTCTGAACCAATTCCCCTCGGACCTCAAGGCACCAGTGTGCCAGTACTCAGTGCCCAACTCCTTCTACAAGCTCAACCCGGGCCTGAACAGCCAGCTGCCAGCAGGTACCCCTCACGGCATCAGTGACATCCTGAGCCGCTCCATGGTAGGGATGGGCTCCAATGGTACCACAACCCTGCTGTCTGGATATTCCACCATGGGGGGATTCGCCCCTTCTGTCACCAGCACGTCTATGTACTATAACCGAGACTACAATTCCTCCCTGGGCGGCTTCTCCAAGCCGGGCGCCGAGTGCCCCATGAAGGGTCTCAGTGTGAGCTGCTGGGCAGAGAGTGGCTGtgactggagaggagggagacagCAGTGCACCAACA GTAGTGGTCCTCTGGGGGAGATGTCGGGCAGGAAGAAACATACCAGACCGACCTTCAGTGGACATCAGATATTTGCACTGGAGAAAACCTTTGAGCAGACCAAGTACTTGGCTGGGCCTGAGAGAGCAAGACTGGCTTATTCTCTGGGCATGACTGAATCTCAAGTTAAG GTGTGGTTTCAAAACCGACGGACtaagtggaggaagaagagcgCCTCGGAGCCGAGCTCCACGCAGGCCAGCCACGCGGGACAAAGCGGCGACGCCTCGGAGAACGAGGTGGAGGACGAGGAGTACAACAAACCTCTGGACCCCGATTCTGACGACGATAAGATCCGACTGCTGCTACGTAAACACCGCAGGGCTTTCTCCGTCCTGCGCCTCGGACCACACCACGTCTGA